The following are encoded in a window of Roseimaritima ulvae genomic DNA:
- a CDS encoding PEP-CTERM sorting domain-containing protein (PEP-CTERM proteins occur, often in large numbers, in the proteomes of bacteria that also encode an exosortase, a predicted intramembrane cysteine proteinase. The presence of a PEP-CTERM domain at a protein's C-terminus predicts cleavage within the sorting domain, followed by covalent anchoring to some some component of the (usually Gram-negative) cell surface. Many PEP-CTERM proteins exhibit an unusual sequence composition that includes large numbers of potential glycosylation sites. Expression of one such protein has been shown restore the ability of a bacterium to form floc, a type of biofilm.), with the protein MPGSTTPGAGPPDPTTPTGPADPTDPFAPVPEPSSLAIIGGAAVWVLVKRTRRLTRRGRASAA; encoded by the coding sequence TTGCCGGGATCTACTACGCCCGGTGCTGGCCCCCCGGATCCGACCACGCCCACCGGCCCGGCCGATCCTACCGATCCCTTCGCACCGGTTCCCGAGCCGTCCTCGCTGGCGATTATCGGGGGAGCCGCGGTGTGGGTGCTGGTGAAGCGCACGCGGCGGCTGACGCGACGCGGGCGAGCGTCCGCTGCGTAG
- a CDS encoding IS4 family transposase, whose translation MVAPTNESDPDSPFCRAKTLLADLIGLPQLQAAFEGQEPSHAKRVYTQAPTLWLLVMQRLGGGLTLEQVVKDLINNHSDILPENRRVTEGKLSENNSAYNKARQNLPIEVIEEFSHRVCDHLARRAEPAFLDQRVFILDGTTITLPPTQELKKAFPPAMNKHGESVWPVACLMVAHEMQTGCALVPQVDPMYGSKNSSEPKQAEKIIDRLPENSIVLADSGFGIFSVAFHCQLRAKPFVFRLTKQRYKAYIKKATLIEETEGCRTYHLIWKPTAKERKKHPALPADAAVEAFIHQVDLENEQTLELVTNVETDGVSVGELYRRRYDIEFDIRDLKVTMDSENIRAKSVDTVKKELLGSVIAYNLVTQFRKQAAKLINVKPRRLSFSGVWTTFRYDLLYKDFNTLEEWNLAYQGALVSASGRKLPNRKEPRSYPRLAHARRQKTTKFQKSLRKSNTKDPTPPPD comes from the coding sequence ATGGTAGCACCAACAAACGAATCCGATCCTGATTCTCCGTTCTGTCGTGCAAAGACTTTGCTTGCCGATTTGATTGGCTTACCTCAGCTTCAAGCTGCCTTTGAAGGACAGGAACCTTCTCACGCCAAAAGGGTCTACACGCAGGCACCCACGCTCTGGTTGCTGGTGATGCAGCGACTAGGAGGTGGACTGACGCTTGAGCAAGTTGTCAAAGACCTCATCAATAACCACAGTGACATTCTGCCCGAGAATCGACGAGTCACCGAAGGCAAGCTGTCTGAAAATAACTCCGCTTACAACAAGGCTCGGCAGAATCTGCCAATTGAAGTGATCGAGGAATTCTCACATCGAGTATGCGATCACCTGGCTCGTCGGGCGGAACCAGCTTTCCTAGACCAGCGCGTCTTCATCCTCGATGGAACGACCATCACGCTGCCGCCAACACAGGAACTAAAAAAGGCTTTCCCGCCCGCAATGAACAAGCACGGCGAGTCGGTATGGCCAGTGGCTTGTTTGATGGTTGCTCACGAAATGCAGACCGGCTGCGCGTTGGTTCCCCAGGTCGATCCGATGTACGGCTCCAAAAACTCCAGCGAACCGAAACAAGCTGAGAAGATCATTGACCGACTTCCCGAGAACTCGATCGTGTTGGCGGATAGCGGTTTCGGCATCTTTTCAGTCGCTTTCCATTGCCAGTTGCGAGCAAAGCCGTTCGTCTTCAGGTTGACCAAACAGCGTTACAAAGCGTACATCAAGAAGGCCACTCTGATCGAAGAAACGGAAGGTTGCCGAACCTATCACCTGATCTGGAAACCGACCGCTAAAGAACGAAAGAAACATCCTGCGCTTCCGGCCGACGCAGCCGTCGAGGCATTCATTCATCAAGTCGATTTGGAGAATGAGCAAACGCTTGAATTGGTTACCAATGTTGAGACTGATGGGGTATCGGTCGGGGAGTTGTATCGGCGGCGGTATGATATTGAATTCGATATCCGAGACCTGAAGGTCACGATGGACTCCGAGAACATTCGTGCCAAGAGCGTCGACACGGTCAAGAAAGAGTTGCTGGGATCAGTGATCGCTTACAACCTAGTGACTCAGTTTCGCAAACAAGCGGCTAAACTGATCAATGTCAAACCTCGTCGCCTCAGCTTCAGCGGCGTGTGGACGACATTTCGTTACGACCTTCTGTACAAAGACTTCAACACGCTGGAAGAGTGGAACCTTGCCTACCAAGGAGCACTGGTGAGCGCATCAGGCCGCAAGCTGCCTAATCGCAAAGAGCCACGGAGCTACCCCCGCCTTGCCCATGCGCGCCGCCAAAAGACAACCAAATTTCAAAAATCGCTTCGGAAATCCAATACCAAAGACCCAACTCCCCCACCCGATTAA
- a CDS encoding helix-turn-helix domain-containing protein: MATNYLPLDEAAQRLGISHEKLVEMRSQGAIRGFRDGASWKFPENEIERIAADMASGDLDPGLSDLISEPEVGSAIRSGKSSVIGADAPTDLSSEAGEGSDSDVGLGDEAPGNDGSDVNLVARDGGVEVVSSENSDLFLADSGDLTLAPDASDSGMLDLADELKEGSTNPTLPPAGEADKPSKINSDLSLEADPLEGHSSSLEMLGDDLELSTSNSDSLSDLGGSHGQDVLSELDLLASGGSGGTGDLIQGDSDPSLFGGSDAAAAGSGLEFDDALDDDDELVIADDDDDDLVLGGAGSDISIAGDSGINLMSPSDSGLSLESEPLDLAGSSISALDLGAEIEGSGSSAPGVPGSGTGGSGSLVDFQADEDFQLSPSGIDIEVEEDSNSQVIEVEDSTTFGSGIDLAGVGVSPGEGGMGGDPFGEQVVADDVVAGEGIPVDEVAVDPMAEPAAAPVAMRPAYEVPYSTLSVISLLGILLVMSLGGMLMTDLMRNLWSYNEMSSPVSSLTDALIGMFGLGP; encoded by the coding sequence ATGGCTACTAACTACCTGCCTCTCGACGAAGCCGCCCAGCGCTTGGGCATCTCCCATGAAAAATTGGTCGAGATGCGTTCGCAGGGGGCTATCCGCGGCTTCCGTGACGGGGCCAGCTGGAAATTTCCCGAGAACGAAATCGAACGCATCGCCGCCGATATGGCTTCCGGTGACCTGGACCCCGGCTTGTCGGACCTGATTTCCGAGCCGGAAGTTGGTTCCGCGATCCGCAGTGGTAAAAGCAGCGTGATCGGGGCCGATGCCCCTACCGACCTGAGCAGCGAAGCCGGCGAGGGTTCCGATAGCGATGTTGGCTTGGGCGACGAAGCTCCAGGCAACGATGGCAGCGACGTTAACTTGGTCGCTCGCGATGGTGGCGTGGAAGTCGTTTCCAGCGAAAATAGCGATCTGTTCCTAGCCGATTCGGGCGACCTAACCCTGGCTCCCGACGCCAGTGACTCAGGAATGTTGGACCTGGCCGACGAACTGAAAGAAGGCTCTACCAACCCCACCCTGCCTCCGGCCGGCGAAGCCGACAAGCCCAGCAAGATCAATAGCGACCTGTCGCTGGAAGCCGATCCGCTGGAAGGCCACTCCAGCAGCTTGGAAATGCTGGGCGACGACCTGGAACTGTCGACGTCCAATTCCGATTCGCTGTCCGACTTGGGCGGCTCGCACGGCCAAGACGTGTTGTCCGAACTGGATCTGCTGGCCAGCGGTGGCAGTGGCGGCACGGGTGATTTGATCCAAGGCGATAGCGATCCCTCCCTGTTTGGCGGCTCCGATGCCGCCGCAGCAGGTTCCGGGTTGGAATTCGACGATGCCCTCGACGACGATGACGAACTGGTGATCGCCGACGATGATGATGACGATCTGGTGCTGGGCGGGGCGGGAAGCGATATCTCAATCGCCGGCGATAGCGGGATCAACCTGATGAGCCCCTCCGATAGCGGGTTGTCGCTGGAAAGCGAACCGCTCGACCTGGCCGGCTCCAGCATCTCGGCTCTCGACTTGGGGGCCGAAATCGAAGGCTCCGGCAGCAGCGCCCCGGGCGTGCCCGGCAGCGGTACCGGCGGCAGTGGCTCGCTGGTCGATTTCCAAGCCGACGAGGATTTCCAGCTGTCGCCTTCGGGAATTGATATCGAAGTCGAAGAAGACAGCAATTCGCAGGTCATTGAAGTCGAAGATTCCACCACTTTCGGCAGCGGCATCGATCTGGCCGGCGTGGGCGTGTCGCCCGGCGAAGGGGGCATGGGGGGCGATCCGTTTGGCGAACAAGTCGTCGCCGACGACGTGGTGGCTGGCGAAGGCATCCCCGTCGATGAAGTCGCCGTCGACCCGATGGCCGAACCCGCCGCGGCCCCGGTCGCCATGCGGCCGGCTTACGAGGTCCCGTATTCCACGCTGAGCGTAATTTCCTTGCTGGGAATTCTGCTGGTGATGAGCCTCGGCGGAATGCTGATGACGGACCTGATGCGGAATCTGTGGAGCTACAACGAAATGTCCTCGCCGGTCAGTTCTTTGACCGATGCCCTGATTGGCATGTTCGGCTTGGGCCCATGA